Proteins found in one Panicum hallii strain FIL2 chromosome 4, PHallii_v3.1, whole genome shotgun sequence genomic segment:
- the LOC112888478 gene encoding putative glycine-rich cell wall structural protein 1 — MGGKGGGGGGGGKGGGGGGGGGGGKGGGGGGRSGGGGGGKGGGSGSGGAHGSGSAKSGSGGHAGHGGGGAGKASAGGCGGGMMKAPGGDGGCISRSDFESNPQGYFQGLHQGGK; from the coding sequence ATGGGTGGcaagggaggaggaggcggagggggtggaaagggcggcggcggaggaggtggcggcggcggaggcaagggtggtggaggtggaggcaggagcggcggcggcggaggaggaaagGGAGGCGGCTCCGGGTCCGGGGGAGCTCATGGCTCCGGCTCGGCCAAGTCTGGCAGTGGCGGCCATGCCGGtcacggaggcggcggcgcagggaaGGCGAGTGCCGGTGGCTGTGGCGGCGGGATGATGAAGGCtcccggcggcgacggcgggtgCATCTCCCGCTCCGATTTCGAGTCCAACCCCCAGGGATACTTCCAGGGCCTCCACCAGGGAGGCAAGTAG
- the LOC112888542 gene encoding uncharacterized protein LOC112888542: protein MEGSFQLNPNASPFIPGSLSSFADKAPENQAESSSKGDSSGDTFDPSEYEKNDMDPLALAKMVVSMFPNVSTDFIDELLKSTDFDINLTVDMLNELSSQDMLHGDAEDINDLHDDQGLSGENYHCVEVSESSSNLNQGLQNEKSATTSDVKSVLPKFSNINLLDNDLCVPDDKSAGASVAK from the exons ATGGAAGGGTCGTTCCAGTTGAACCCAAATGCCAGTCCTTTCATACCTGGATCCCTGAGTTCATTTGCAGACAAGGCCCCAGAAAACCAAGCAG AGTCATCATCAAAGGGCGACTCTTCTGGTGACACTTTTGATCCTTCTGAGTATGAGAAAAATGACATGGATCCACTTGCTCTAGCCAAAATGGTCGTTTCAATGTTCCCAAATGTCTCCACAGATTTCATTGATGAGCTACTCAAGTCAACTGATTTTGACATAAATCTGACTGTTGATATGCTTAATGAGCTGAGCTCACAAGATATGCTTCATGGTGATGCTGAAGATATCAATGACCTCCATGATGACCAG GGCCTATCTGGTGAGAATTACCACTGTGTTGAAGTGTCTGAGAGTAGCAGCAATCTCAATCAAGGTCTGCAGAATGAGAAGTCAGCAACAACTTCTGATGTGAAATCTGTCCTGCCAAAGTTCTCAAATATCAATTTGCTTGACAATGACCTG TGCGTGCCTGATGATAAGTCAGCGGGGGCTTCAGTTGCAAAGTGA
- the LOC112889066 gene encoding probable non-specific lipid-transfer protein 2, whose protein sequence is MGKATATTVLALALCGAVLLLLAARPLDAASCNPTALSPCGGALFGGAVTPGCCMRLKAQQPCLCQYARNPAYSSYVNGPAAQSVAKACGIPKMKC, encoded by the coding sequence ATGGGCAAGGCGACGGCCACCACCGTGCTCGCGCTCGCGCTGTGCGGCGCcgtcctgctgctgctggccgcgCGGCCGCTGGACGCGGCGTCGTGCAACCCGACCGCGCTGAGCCCGTGCGGCGGCGCGCTGTTCGGCGGCGCGGTGACGCCGGGGTGCTGCATGCGGCTCAAGGCGCAGCAGCCGTGCCTCTGCCAGTACGCGCGCAACCCCGCCTACAGCAGCTACGTCAACGGCCCCGCCGCGCAGAGCGTCGCCAAGGCGTGCGGCATCCCAAAGATGAAGTGCTGA
- the LOC112889879 gene encoding pentatricopeptide repeat-containing protein At4g21065-like, protein MPASPWPTPRSVRQASQLHAVLTTSGKIVHPPSAGHLLNSLTNCLSAPRHLGYALSLFDRLPLHSTFIFDTALRACLRASGGEDHPVLLFRRMRRGGVRVDAFTFHFLFRCCARARARASAGLCRMLHAACLRTMLPSAGTLVANPLIHMYAALGFTDDARRAFDEIPVKDAVAWTTMIGGLAKMGLLEEARRLLVQAPERNVVSWTSLIAGYSRAGRAAEAVDCFNSMLSDGVAPDEVAVIGVLSACSRLKDLDLGRSLHFLIGEKRINMSDNLVVALIDMYAKCGDIACAQGIFDAVGRGQKPQPWNAIIDGYCKLGLVDVARSLFDQMDTPDVITFNSMITGYIHSGRLRDALLLFMQMRRHNLRADNFTVVSLLTACASLGALPQGRALHASIEQRLVEEDVYLVTALVDMYMKCGRVDEATIVFQRMGERDVHTWSAMIAGLAFNGMGKVALEYFCQMKRDGFQSNSVTYIAVLTACSHSCLLNEGRLHFNEMRLLHRIHPQIEHYGCMVDLLARSGLLDEAMDLVQTMPMQPNAVIWGSILSACRVHKKIDLARHAAELLLKLEPDEDAVYVQLYNIYIDSRKWVDASRIRMLMEERGVKKTAGYSSITVAGQVHKFVVNDQSHPWTFEIVAMMEKIAHRLKSVGYSPITSKITVDVDEEEKEQALLAHSEKLAIAFGLISLPPNLPIHIMKNLRVCEDCHSAIKLISKLWKREIIVRDRSRFHHFRDGTCSCNDFW, encoded by the coding sequence ATGCCGGCGTCGCCATGGCCGACCCCTCGCTCCGTGCGGCAAGCGTCCCAGCTCCACGCCGTCCTCACCACATCCGGCAAGATCGTCCACCCGCCCTCCGCCGGGCACCTCCTCAACTCCCTCACCAACTGCCTCTCGGCGCCGCGCCACCTCGGCTACGCGCTCAGCCTGTTCGACCGATTGCCGCTGCACTCCACGTTCATCTTCGACACCGCCCTGCGCGCCTGCCTCCGCGCGTCGGGCGGCGAAGACCATCCGGTCCTCCTCTTCCGCCGCATGCGCCGCGGGGGCGTCCGCGTGGACGCCTTCACGTTCCACTTCCTCTTCAGGTgctgcgcccgcgcccgcgcccgcgccagcGCCGGGCTCTGCCGGATGCTGCACGCCGCGTGCCTCCGGACCATGCTCCCCTCCGCTGGGACGCTTGTCGCGAACCCTCTCATCCACATGTACGCTGCGCTCGGGTTCACGGACGATGCGCGCCGGGCGTTCGACGAGATACCTGTCAAGGACGCGGTTGCGTGGACGACGATGATCGGTGGGCTGGCCAAGATGGGGCTACTCGAAGAAGCGCGGAGGCTCCTTGTGCAGGCACCGGAGAGGAACGTGGTCTCGTGGACTAGCTTGATTGCCGGGTACTCTCGTGCAGGTCGGGCTGCTGAGGCCGTGGATTGCTTCAACAGCATGCTTTCAGATGGTGTCGCCCCAGATGAGGTTGCGGTGATTGGTGTGCTCTCAGCATGTTCGCGACTCAAGGATTTGGACCTTGGACGTTCGCTGCACTTTCTGATTGGGGAGAAGAGGATCAATATGAGTGACAATCTTGTTGTTGCGCTCATCGACATGTATGCCAAGTGTGGTGACATTGCCTGTGCACAGGGGATCTTTGACGCAGTGGGAAGAGGCCAAAAGCCCCAGCCATGGAATGCTATCATTGACGGGTACTGCAAACTTGGCCTTGTTGATGTTGCTAGGTCTCTGTTTGATCAAATGGACACCCCTGATGTCATCACATTCAACTCGATGATCACTGGATACATCCACAGTGGCCGCCTTAGAGATGCATTACTGTTGTTCATGCAGATGAGGAGACATAACCTGCGCGCTGATAATTTTACAGTGGTGAGCCTTCTCACTGCTTGTGCAAGCTTAGGTGCACTGCCTCAGGGCAGGGCTTTGCATGCTTCAATCGAGCAGAGGCTGGTGGAAGAAGATGTTTACCTTGTAACTGCACTTGTGGACATGTATATGAAATGTGGGAGGGTGGATGAGGCAACCATTGTGTTCCAGCGGATGGGTGAAAGAGATGTTCACACTTGGAGTGCCATGATCGCAGGCCTTGCTTTCAATGGGATGGGTAAGGTTGCTCTGGAGTATTTCTGCCAGATGAAACGCGATGGTTTTCAGTCCAACTCAGTCACCTACATTGCTGTTCTTACTGCATGCAGCCACTCATGTCTGCTTAATGAAGGTCGTCTGCATTTCAACGAAATGAGATTGTTGCACAGGATACACCCTCAGATTGAGCACTATGGCTGCATGGTAGATCTGCTTGCTCGAAGTGGGCTCTTGGATGAAGCTATGGATCTTGTTCAGACGATGCCAATGCAACCAAATGCTGTCATATGGGGCTCCATCTTGAGTGCTTGCAGAGTCCACAAAAAAATTGACCTAGCTCGACATGCTGCAGAGCTTCTTCTGAAGTTAGAGCCTGACGAGGATGCTGTCTATGTTCAGCTGTATAACATATACATAGACTCTAGAAAATGGGTAGATGCATCAAGGATAAGGATGTTGATGGAAGAACGGGGAGTTAAGAAGACGGCAGGTTACAGTTCGATTACTGTGGCTGGGCAGGTGCACAAGTTTGTTGTTAATGACCAATCACATCCTTGGACATTTGAGATCGTCGCAATGATGGAGAAAATTGCACACAGGCTAAAGTCTGTGGGTTATTCTCCGATCACGTCAAAGATAACAGTGGATGTTGATGAGGAAGAGAAAGAACAAGCACTTTTAGCACACAGTGAGAAGTTGGCCATTGCTTTTGGTCTCATTAGCCTTCCACCCAACTTGCCTATTCATATCATGAAAAACCTAAGGGTCTGTGAGGACTGCCACTCTGCAATCAAGTTAATCTCGAAGCTTTGGAAACGGGAAATTATTGTTAGAGACCGGAGTAGGTTCCACCATTTTCGAGATGGAACATGCTCTTGCAATGATTTTTGGTGA